Within Desulfatiglans sp., the genomic segment ACATACCCAAATATACATGAGGCCGCTGTAATAGGTATACCGCATCCAAGCTGTGGTGAGGTGGTAAAGGTGTTTGCAGTGCTGAAGGAGGGGAGAAGTTTAACACAGAAGGAGCTGATAGATTATTGTGCCGGGAGGCTCGCCAAATACAAACTGCCGGTAAAGGTGGAATTCAGGCAAAGCCTGCCTAAAAATACTGTGGGTAAGATACTTAAAAAGGTATTAAAAGAAGAGGAGATAGAAAAATCATTGACGAACAGTAAAAATGATAGCAGCCTGATTACAGAGCATCCTGCAGGGCATGTATTATAAATAGGTAAAATGGCAGCATGATGATATTAAGTGGAAAAGTAATTGCCAGCGCCATAGGTACATAAAGACCAGGGTTAGCTTCAGGTATAGAAAACCTCATCGCTGCAGGTACAGCTATATAGGATGCACAGGCACAGAGCACAGTAAAAAGAAGTGCATCGCCCGTAGAAAAACCTAAAAGATTTGAAAGCAATATCCCTGTCAAGGCATTAAAAAAAGGCATAACCAATGCAAATAAGACAAGAAAAAATCCGGCCTTTTTAACCTCATTCAATCTTTTATCAGTAACCAGCCCCATATCAAGAAGGAATAGAGAAAGCATCCCTGAAAAAATAATGTCATAAAAAGGCCTAAGAGAGGCAACCCCGTTTTTACCTGTAATAAACCCGATAAAAAGACTTCCAAGCAGCAAAAAAACAGACCCGTTTGTAAGTGTACTTTTAAAAATAGCAAGCGTAGATAATTTCATGCTCTTAATACTTGGAGAAAGTCTGTACAACAATACACTTATTATCACTGTAGGGTGGGCATGCTATTACAAGCATTATTGTGTTTGCATCCACAAATCCTGAAAGGGCATTACTTCTTCCAGCAGAGGTAATAAACACTAAAGTATCCTTTTCATTCTCCCGGATTATTTCCATTGCCTTGAGCGGCACCTTATGAGCAGATGCGACCCTCATGGTGCATGAAATACCAAATCCTGCCAGCGCATTATTTATTTTTTCGCAGTAATCTTTATCAGAGCCTGAGCCCATTATAATAATTACCTGAGACATATTTTGATCTCATCAATAAATAGTTCAAAAATTTTTATTATTCATACAGAATTTCAACAAGCTCTTTTGCCTTTACTTTGGTCTTTTCGAGGGCGCCTTTTCCGGCCTCTGTTATTCTGTAATACTTCCTGATCTTTCCTTTAACGCACGCATCTTCGCAGGAAAGATAACCTTTCTGTTCAAATTTATGAAAAAAGGGATAAATAATCCCATATGACACTTCATAACCATGTTTCTGAAGTTTCTCATGAAACTC encodes:
- a CDS encoding long-chain fatty acid--CoA ligase, producing the protein MCTPGDIEEVIYTYPNIHEAAVIGIPHPSCGEVVKVFAVLKEGRSLTQKELIDYCAGRLAKYKLPVKVEFRQSLPKNTVGKILKKVLKEEEIEKSLTNSKNDSSLITEHPAGHVL
- a CDS encoding sodium-dependent bicarbonate transport family permease, coding for MYRLSPSIKSMKLSTLAIFKSTLTNGSVFLLLGSLFIGFITGKNGVASLRPFYDIIFSGMLSLFLLDMGLVTDKRLNEVKKAGFFLVLFALVMPFFNALTGILLSNLLGFSTGDALLFTVLCACASYIAVPAAMRFSIPEANPGLYVPMALAITFPLNIIMLPFYLFIIHALQDAL
- a CDS encoding AIR carboxylase family protein, yielding MSQVIIIMGSGSDKDYCEKINNALAGFGISCTMRVASAHKVPLKAMEIIRENEKDTLVFITSAGRSNALSGFVDANTIMLVIACPPYSDNKCIVVQTFSKY
- a CDS encoding helix-turn-helix transcriptional regulator, which codes for MPEAMTHDFLLGSIKILILHYADKEPIFGKEFHEKLQKHGYEVSYGIIYPFFHKFEQKGYLSCEDACVKGKIRKYYRITEAGKGALEKTKVKAKELVEILYE